Proteins co-encoded in one Acidobacteriota bacterium genomic window:
- a CDS encoding pyridoxal phosphate-dependent aminotransferase: protein MSISQIARTIRTSATLKLNEKAAILRDKGDPVIHLGAGEPKSKAPMDAIIAAAGNLNTGEVRYTPADGIPALKQAIIRYTEENYNRLVEPENIIASQGAKQSIMVALQAILNPQEEVMFPAPYWVSYPEMAKLIGAIPVPVYSEDGTFYPRLKDIEQKVGSYTKVVIINSPNNPTGAMYSEEFIAEIVEFCEKRNLYLIMDDIYHRLIFDNRKPINCYKYAKNLGESSKLIVVNGVSKQYAMTGFRIGWAVANKNLIEVMTNIQGHQTSGPSVVLQKAAVGALMGVQSSVESLKVTLENNRNVMMEHLNSFNGVKVTKPDGTFYCFADFRSYGMDSTKLAEFLLSKVLVAVVPGVEFGMEGFLRLSFCGSIKEITEGIERIKWALDLNSPNELYIGNRKLVRDWS, encoded by the coding sequence ATGAGTATAAGTCAAATTGCACGAACCATCAGAACATCGGCCACTCTCAAGTTGAATGAAAAGGCGGCCATCCTTCGTGATAAAGGAGACCCTGTCATTCATCTTGGTGCGGGAGAGCCGAAGAGCAAGGCTCCTATGGATGCCATCATAGCCGCTGCGGGAAACCTCAACACTGGAGAGGTCCGATACACGCCTGCCGATGGGATTCCAGCTCTGAAACAGGCGATCATTCGATACACAGAAGAGAATTACAATCGCCTCGTGGAGCCGGAGAACATCATCGCGTCCCAGGGAGCAAAACAGTCTATCATGGTGGCCCTTCAGGCGATCCTGAATCCACAGGAAGAAGTTATGTTTCCGGCGCCCTATTGGGTGAGCTATCCTGAGATGGCCAAATTGATCGGAGCGATCCCGGTTCCTGTCTATTCGGAGGACGGAACGTTCTACCCGAGGCTAAAGGACATCGAACAGAAGGTTGGTTCCTACACGAAGGTCGTCATCATCAACAGCCCTAACAATCCAACAGGGGCCATGTACTCGGAAGAGTTCATCGCCGAGATCGTGGAGTTCTGTGAGAAGCGTAATCTCTATCTCATTATGGATGATATATATCACAGGTTGATCTTCGACAATCGAAAACCGATCAACTGTTACAAATATGCCAAGAACCTGGGTGAGAGCTCTAAGCTCATAGTTGTGAATGGAGTTTCAAAACAATACGCCATGACAGGTTTCAGAATCGGCTGGGCTGTTGCCAACAAGAACCTGATCGAGGTCATGACTAACATCCAAGGGCATCAGACATCGGGACCATCCGTTGTGCTCCAGAAGGCGGCAGTGGGAGCGCTCATGGGAGTGCAGTCAAGCGTTGAGAGTTTGAAGGTCACACTCGAGAACAATCGCAACGTCATGATGGAACACCTTAATTCTTTCAATGGAGTCAAGGTCACGAAGCCCGATGGAACTTTTTACTGTTTCGCGGACTTCCGCTCTTATGGGATGGATTCCACCAAACTGGCGGAATTTCTCCTGAGCAAGGTCCTCGTTGCCGTCGTCCCGGGAGTGGAGTTCGGCATGGAAGGATTCTTGAGGTTGAGCTTCTGCGGCTCCATAAAGGAGATCACCGAAGGGATCGAAAGGATAAAGTGGGCTCTGGATCTAAATTCTCCTAATGAACTCTATATAGGTAATCGCAAGTTAGTGAGGGATTGGTCATGA
- the pckA gene encoding phosphoenolpyruvate carboxykinase (ATP) — MSKYLEFDTPATKQAKELASDYGLENHGLIHLERIFWNLPAPALYEEIVFRNEGHVMHEGPVLVHTGKHTARAAADKFVVLEESSESEIWWGQYNRPFSNEKFNALLARVHAFAQDEEFFVQDCYAGADPDYRMKIRIITEKAWHSLFSRNMFITTSNQDELKRHVPEFTIIAVPGFKVSPIIDGTRTETAIIINFAQRLAIIANTLYGGEIKKTIFTLLNYLLPFNDVLPMHCSANVGTRGDVALFFGLSGTGKTTLSADPRRRLIGDDEHGWSANGVFNFEAGCYAKVIRLSAEHEPQIYAAIKRFGSILENVVYDPVTRRIDLDDDIITENTRASYPLEFIPNVVPEKMVRTHPKNIIFLTCDASGVMPPIARLTSEQTQYHFISGYTSKIAGTEIGLGIEPEITFSACFGAPFMVKHPFEYAAMLKQRMIQHGAKCWLVNTGWVGGKFGVGKRISIRHTRNLLNAALEGKLDGVKYRKDKLFGFEVPLTCPDVPDDVLEPANSWGDKNEYWKKYDALAARFIENFKLFASGCPQEVIDAGPKRYSKA; from the coding sequence ATGAGCAAATACTTGGAATTCGATACGCCGGCGACTAAACAGGCAAAGGAACTGGCTTCAGATTATGGCCTGGAGAACCACGGACTGATCCATCTGGAGAGGATCTTCTGGAACCTTCCAGCTCCGGCTCTCTACGAAGAGATCGTATTCCGCAATGAGGGGCATGTCATGCATGAAGGCCCCGTCCTCGTCCATACCGGAAAGCACACGGCCAGAGCGGCTGCCGATAAGTTCGTCGTCCTTGAAGAAAGTTCGGAGAGCGAGATCTGGTGGGGGCAGTACAACCGCCCGTTCAGCAACGAGAAATTCAACGCCCTCCTGGCGCGCGTCCATGCCTTCGCCCAGGATGAGGAGTTCTTCGTCCAGGACTGCTATGCGGGTGCCGATCCCGACTACAGAATGAAGATCCGCATCATCACGGAAAAGGCATGGCACAGTCTCTTCTCCCGCAACATGTTCATCACGACAAGCAATCAGGACGAACTCAAACGACACGTCCCTGAATTCACAATCATTGCAGTTCCCGGTTTCAAGGTGAGCCCGATAATCGATGGCACCAGGACGGAGACAGCCATCATCATCAACTTCGCCCAGCGGCTTGCCATCATCGCGAATACACTGTATGGCGGAGAGATCAAAAAGACGATTTTTACGCTGTTAAACTACCTGCTGCCGTTCAACGATGTCCTGCCTATGCACTGCTCCGCAAATGTGGGAACAAGAGGGGACGTCGCGCTATTCTTCGGACTTAGCGGCACGGGCAAGACGACTCTTTCCGCGGATCCAAGGAGGAGACTCATCGGCGATGACGAGCATGGCTGGAGCGCAAACGGCGTCTTTAACTTCGAGGCTGGTTGCTATGCCAAGGTCATCCGCCTCTCAGCCGAGCATGAGCCTCAGATATACGCAGCGATCAAACGGTTTGGTTCCATCCTGGAGAACGTCGTCTACGATCCGGTGACGCGAAGAATCGATCTGGATGACGACATCATCACCGAGAACACGCGCGCCTCTTACCCGCTGGAATTTATCCCGAACGTAGTTCCGGAGAAGATGGTTCGCACACATCCCAAGAATATTATCTTTCTTACCTGCGATGCTTCAGGCGTCATGCCTCCCATTGCCAGGCTGACGTCAGAGCAGACTCAGTATCACTTCATCAGTGGTTACACCTCGAAGATTGCGGGAACCGAAATCGGGCTCGGCATCGAGCCTGAGATCACATTCAGCGCCTGTTTTGGCGCCCCCTTCATGGTCAAGCATCCCTTCGAATACGCTGCCATGCTTAAACAGCGTATGATCCAGCACGGAGCGAAATGCTGGCTGGTCAACACCGGCTGGGTCGGTGGAAAGTTCGGGGTTGGGAAGAGAATCAGTATTCGCCATACGAGAAACCTTCTCAATGCAGCTCTTGAAGGGAAACTTGATGGCGTGAAGTACAGAAAGGACAAGCTCTTCGGCTTTGAGGTTCCACTGACATGCCCGGATGTGCCCGAC